One region of Duncaniella freteri genomic DNA includes:
- a CDS encoding DUF935 family protein, translated as MANFLDNIRDYFSRPTRSQLQTLARAVASKKGVQISAMLQQQSDSLTKKDIADWRAANQMAIDYENPNRCRLYDIYADCVLDAHLSGCIAQRKGKVLQKDFRLVDQNGKENTAATELLQSEWFADFLSLCLDSIYWGPTLIQLGDIIRDGGPLRFNNVELVPRKHVIPEYGVVVRSPGDDWRGGISYREGDVANWCVEVGKPRDLGLLLKCAPSCISKKNMLAYWDVFGEIFGMPMRIARVNSLDEAERAKVEASLRDMGAAQYIVASDGTEIEIKESSRGDAYNVYDRRVDRCNSELSKVVLNQTMTIDSGSSLSQSEVHLEIFERTTESDATMCAHIINGRLLPLMVLHGFPVKGLRFQWNNAAAFSPAENRENLRLVLEYFNVPGEHITETLGIPVESPREAKTQPDRFFD; from the coding sequence ATGGCTAATTTTTTAGATAACATCCGCGACTATTTCAGCCGCCCCACACGCTCCCAGCTTCAGACGCTGGCGCGCGCCGTCGCCTCCAAAAAGGGGGTGCAGATTTCGGCAATGCTCCAGCAGCAGTCCGACTCCCTGACAAAAAAGGACATTGCCGACTGGCGAGCCGCTAACCAAATGGCTATCGACTACGAAAACCCAAACCGTTGCCGCCTTTATGATATTTACGCCGATTGCGTCCTCGACGCCCACCTCTCCGGCTGTATCGCCCAGCGCAAGGGCAAAGTGTTGCAGAAAGATTTCCGCCTCGTGGACCAGAACGGCAAGGAAAACACCGCCGCCACCGAACTGCTGCAAAGTGAGTGGTTCGCCGATTTCCTCAGCCTGTGTCTGGATTCTATCTACTGGGGGCCGACCCTCATACAGTTGGGCGACATCATACGCGACGGCGGCCCGCTCCGTTTCAATAATGTGGAGCTTGTGCCGCGTAAGCATGTCATCCCTGAATATGGGGTTGTCGTGCGCTCCCCCGGCGACGACTGGCGCGGCGGCATTTCCTACCGTGAGGGCGACGTGGCTAACTGGTGCGTGGAAGTGGGCAAGCCGCGAGACCTCGGCCTGCTACTGAAGTGCGCCCCCTCATGTATCAGCAAAAAAAATATGCTGGCCTACTGGGACGTATTCGGCGAGATCTTCGGTATGCCTATGCGCATAGCCCGCGTTAACTCTCTCGACGAAGCGGAGCGCGCAAAGGTGGAGGCGTCTCTGCGCGACATGGGCGCGGCTCAGTACATCGTGGCGAGCGACGGCACCGAAATTGAAATTAAGGAAAGCAGCCGCGGCGACGCTTACAACGTCTATGACCGCCGCGTGGACCGCTGTAACTCCGAACTGTCTAAGGTGGTGTTAAATCAAACAATGACTATTGACTCCGGCTCCTCGCTCTCGCAGTCAGAAGTGCACCTTGAAATTTTTGAGCGCACCACCGAAAGCGACGCCACAATGTGCGCCCACATCATCAACGGCCGGCTCCTCCCGCTCATGGTCCTGCACGGCTTCCCGGTCAAGGGCCTGCGCTTCCAGTGGAACAATGCCGCCGCGTTCTCTCCGGCTGAAAACCGCGAAAACCTGCGCCTCGTACTTGAATATTTCAACGTGCCGGGCGAACACATCACCGAAACACTCGGCATCCCGGTGGAGTCTCCGCGCGAAGCCAAAACACAGCCCGACCGTTTTTTCGACTGA
- a CDS encoding phage minor head protein has protein sequence MGDLYSDDLLRLADAPDKPDFDDTAFFDAAGMVYNAGGFDASQLSTPEARRLIAETLKQINRAISSGVSYEVPETVRHALENNAFIFSGFKAYHTLREVGLSLTTDTGEIKPFEQFRRDVEKVNNQYNHNYLYAEYNHAVGASLMAERWQKIEADGDKYDLQYRTAMDDRVREDHAILHNTTLPPSDPFWEMYLPPNGWNCRCTAVQVRKGKYPQSDPALSMLRGNNCTEAAKQQIFRFNPGKTLELFPAKHPYFKGPKPQQVKQAIEGYTPAEWTPKTVAEAEQFFRDKLGVNCSLKGFTKTNMAQIESIFRSVERHFQCWPELKKETLFVGTIRGRTELMTSALFEEYKRLYPGQRESLLLDMAKKYARKACASPGCYAYSHGYGKQYGLSGICFNTSWAGEKIDKSLASDVKSKWHPPGCGTLKAVFDHELGHEIDRLLGLRSNADFLKLFNQEHSKGKAHITEVLSTYGNKNAAEFIAEAWSEYLNNEKPRPIAVAVGNIIKKLYEEKHQSSSSK, from the coding sequence TTGGGCGATTTGTATAGCGACGACCTCCTGCGACTCGCAGACGCGCCAGACAAGCCCGATTTTGACGACACGGCATTTTTTGACGCTGCCGGCATGGTCTATAATGCCGGTGGCTTCGACGCGTCGCAACTTTCCACCCCCGAAGCGCGCCGCCTCATCGCAGAGACTCTCAAGCAGATTAACCGCGCCATTTCCTCCGGCGTCTCCTATGAGGTGCCGGAAACGGTGCGCCATGCCCTCGAAAACAATGCTTTTATTTTCTCCGGCTTCAAGGCTTACCACACGCTCCGCGAGGTGGGCTTGTCGCTCACTACCGACACCGGCGAAATAAAGCCCTTTGAGCAGTTCCGCCGCGACGTGGAAAAAGTCAACAACCAATATAACCACAATTACCTTTATGCGGAATATAACCACGCGGTCGGGGCTTCTCTTATGGCTGAACGCTGGCAAAAGATTGAAGCCGACGGCGACAAATACGACCTGCAATACCGCACGGCCATGGACGACCGTGTGCGTGAGGATCACGCCATTCTACATAACACGACGCTGCCACCCTCTGACCCGTTCTGGGAAATGTATCTGCCGCCCAATGGCTGGAATTGTCGCTGTACGGCGGTACAGGTCCGCAAGGGCAAATATCCCCAGAGCGACCCGGCCCTCTCCATGCTCCGGGGCAACAACTGCACCGAAGCGGCCAAACAGCAGATTTTCCGCTTCAATCCCGGCAAAACATTAGAACTGTTTCCAGCCAAGCACCCATATTTCAAAGGGCCGAAGCCGCAGCAGGTAAAGCAGGCCATTGAGGGCTACACACCTGCGGAGTGGACCCCTAAAACAGTGGCCGAAGCTGAGCAATTTTTCCGCGACAAACTCGGCGTTAACTGCTCCCTAAAAGGCTTTACTAAAACCAATATGGCACAAATTGAGTCTATTTTCCGAAGCGTGGAGCGCCATTTTCAATGTTGGCCGGAACTAAAAAAAGAAACGTTGTTTGTCGGTACCATTCGCGGTCGTACTGAGTTAATGACCTCCGCGCTGTTTGAGGAATACAAACGACTATACCCGGGACAACGTGAAAGCCTCCTGCTGGATATGGCTAAAAAATACGCCCGCAAAGCCTGTGCAAGTCCCGGTTGTTATGCCTATTCTCACGGATATGGCAAGCAGTACGGTTTAAGCGGTATTTGTTTTAACACCTCATGGGCTGGCGAAAAAATAGATAAGTCACTCGCCAGCGATGTTAAAAGCAAGTGGCACCCGCCCGGCTGCGGTACTCTTAAAGCGGTTTTTGACCATGAGCTGGGCCATGAGATTGACCGCCTGCTGGGCCTCCGCTCAAATGCAGACTTTCTCAAGCTGTTCAATCAGGAACACAGCAAGGGCAAAGCGCACATTACCGAGGTACTCTCAACCTATGGCAATAAAAATGCCGCTGAGTTCATCGCTGAGGCGTGGTCCGAATATCTTAACAACGAAAAACCGCGGCCAATAGCGGTCGCGGTGGGTAATATCATTAAAAAACTATATGAAGAAAAACATCAATCTTCATCAAGCAAATAA